TGAAACGGTCACTGCCGATGAAGCCAACGCGCTGGCCGAACTACTGCATGAAGAACATCCGCACGTCACCGAAGACCTGCTGCGCCAAGTCTACAAGAACCGCAAAGCGCACTTCATTCAGTTCATTCGTCACATGCTCGGTATTGAAGTGCTGAAGAGCTTTCCCGACGAGGTCAATGCAGCTTTTGACCAGTTCATTCGTGCCCACACCACACTCAGCAGCCGGCAGATGGAATTCCTCAACCTGCTGAAAAACTTCATCATCGAGCGCGAAAAGGTGGAAAAAAAAGACCTTATCAACGCCCCCTTCACAGTGATCCACCCTCAGGGCATCCGTGGCGTATTCAGCCCGGCCGAAATCAATGAAATCCTGCAGCTGACCGAACGGTTGGCTGCCTAAGAAACTAGATACATTATGCTACAGAACAACCCCGAACTCAAAAGCAAGATCGACCAACTCTGGAACAAATTCTGGAGCGGAGGTATCAGTAATCCGCTCACAGCCATCGAGCAGATCACCTATTTGCTGTTCATGAAGCGACTCGACGAGCTGGACCAGAAACGGCAAGCCGATGCCGACTGGACCGGCGAGAACTATACCTCCAAGTTCGAAGGCAGCTGGATTCCGCCCGAATACCGCAACCAGCCAGCGCCTGAGAAATTCGCCATAGATAAACGCACTCTGCGCTGGAATGAATTCAAGCGCATGCAAGCTGAAGAGATGTTACTGCATGTGCAGGGTAAGGTGTTCCCCTTTCTGAAAGACCTGAACGGCGCCGAGTCCAACTTCACTCACCACATGAAGAACGCCGTATTCATCATCCCCAAGCCAGCCCTGCTGGTGGAGGCGGTAAAGACTATCGACGAAATCTTCGAAGTGATGGAGAAGGACTCGCAAGAGAAGGGCCAGGCCTTCCAGGACATCCAGGGCGATGTGTATGAAATGCTGCTGTCCGAGATCGCCACCGCCGGCAAGAACGGCCAGTTCCGCACCCCACGCCACATCATCAAGCTTATTGCCGAGCTGGTGCAACCACAACTGGGCCACAAGATCGCCGACCCTGCTTGTGGCTCCGGCGGGTTCCTGCTTGGTGCGTACCAGTATATCGTCACACAGCTTGCCATCAAGGCGGGTAAGTCGGATCTCACGCCCGATGAAGACGGTTTCGTGCGCACGTCGATCGCCGCCGGCCTCACTGAAAAGGCTCAAGCCGTTCTAGCCGGTTCATTGTGGGCTATGATATCGACGCCACCATGGTCCGCTTGGGGCTGATGAACCTGATGATGCACGGCATCGACGAACCACACATTGATTACAAAGATACCCTCAGCAAGAGCTACACCGAAGAGTCTGAATACGACATCGTGATGGCCAACCCGCCCTTCACCGGCAGCATCGATAAGGGCGACATCAATACAAACCTGCAACTTGCCACTACCAAGACCGAGCTGCTGTTTGTCGAAAACATCTATCGCCTGCTTAAGAAGGGTGGCACCGCCGGTGTGATCGTGCCACAGGGCGTGTTGTTCGGCTCCGGAGGTGCGTTCAAGACCTTGCGCCAGATGCTGGTCGAGCGCTGCGATTTCAAGGCGGTGATCACCCTACCCAGTGGCGTGTTCAAACCTTATGCTGGGGTCAGCACCGCCATCCTGTTATTCACCAAAGTCTGGGGGCCGAAGGACAAGCTCACCCAGCCAGCCACAGAACACGTCTGGTTCTACGAAATGGCGGCCGACGGCTATTCGTTGGACGACAAGCGTAGCAAGCGGGAAGGCTTTGGCGACTTGCAAGACATCATCGCCAGATACCACGCCCGCAACCCCGCCACCAATATTGATCGCACGGCGAAATGCTTCATGGTGCCGCTCGCTGAGATCGCGGACGACAAGAACAACTACGACCTCTCACCCTCGCGCTACAAAACGGATGTGTTTGAAGAACAGCACTACGAAGCGCCAGGCGTAATTCTGGATCGGCTGATTCAAGCCGAAGTGGGCGATGTAGATAGAGCAGAGCTGACCAAGATGCAAAGCGGTATCGTGCGTGAATTGCTTGAGTTAAGGGGGATGGTGGGATGACAAAATCCGTGCCCCAAACACTCGGTTCGGCTATTTCAATTGCTAAGGGCAAGAAACACGAAATAACGACCTCACCATCCGGCGCAGCAAAGCGATTGATCGGCATCGATGACCTTCGAAACGATGACCTGATTCGTTACACAGACGACCTCACTGGTACCGAAGCGAGTTTAGACGACGTGTTAATCGCTTGGGATGGGGCAAACGCCGGAACCATTGGGTATGGGAAAAATGGTTACATCGGTAGCACCATTGCACGTCTTCGTATTAGAAATAATGTACAACTGTTTACTCCATTCCTCGGGATGTACCTGAAATCCAAGTTCGCCTATCTGCGACAGACCGCAACGGGTGCGACGATTCCGCATATCAATAGGAACGCGCTGGAAAGCATCCCGCTGCCGGTAATCGATTTCGAAGACCAAATCCGCGTTGCTCATCTGCTCGGCAAAATTGAAGCACTGATTACCCAGCGCAAACACCACCTGCAACAACTCGACGACCTGCTACAGAGCTTATTTCTGGAAATGTTCTCGCCCAAAGCGCCCGGTTATACAGATTGGCCACTGGTAGAGATAAAGGATCTGGCGGCGAAACACAAAGGCGCGATGCGTACAGGCCCATTTGGATCAAACTTGTTGCACAGTGAATTTACTACCGACGGTGATGTGGCAGTGTTGGGTATTGATAACGCCGTTCAAAATCGCTTCGCATGGGATGAGCGCCGCTATATCTCCAGGAAAAAGTACCAAGAACTTGAAAACTACAGAATTTATCCAGACGATGTAATCGTCACCATCATGGGCACGATTGGTCGTTCGGCGGTGATTCCTGATGACATTCCTCTGGCAATCAATACCAAGCACTTGGCGGCGATTACTCTAAATAGAGAAATCGCAAGTCCACTGTTCTTGTCCTACTCGATTCATTCGAATCCCTTCATTCTCAATCAGTTTAAGAGCAAGAACCGCGGAGCAATTATGAGCGGCTTGAACCTTGGCCTTATCAAAGAAACGAAACTTAAACGCCCTCCAATTGATTTGCAAAATGATTTCGCGGCAGCTCACAAATTGATTGATAAGATGAAATCTCGCTACCAGGAAAGCCTTACTGATCTCGAATCCCTTTATGGAGCTCTCAGCCAGCAGGCTTTCAAGGGTGAACTCGATTTGTCGCGCGTACCACTGGCTAGCGAACAGACTCATTTGTCACACGAACAACAAGCACAAGCAGAGCGATCAACCTCGCCGAAGCAACCGACCACACCTAGTGAGCTCGTCAATGAGCTAGTGCAAGCCGCGCAACCAGCAGCAGATGCGCGTAATGAGTTACTTGCTCGTTGGTTAAAGCAATACCTAACGAATATGTCTCCGGATGCCAACCTGGGCTCCGCGCAGTTTTTGGAATCGGCGTGGCAGCTAGTACAAGCGATACAACTTGAAACCGATGGCGCCACCCCCGCGCTGACGCTGGACGATTACGACGAGCTGAAAGACTTGATCTTTGAAAAATTGAGGGCCGGCGACTTGATACAAATTTTCGATATACATAGCAATCGAGTTGAACTTCAAAAGCGACCGACCGATTGTGGGACGTGATAGATCATGAAGCTCGTACGCATCAAAATTACAGACCCCGCCGGTTTTCGCAGCTTGCCCTACGGTTTTGAGTATCACTTTCGCACTGAGTGGTCCTTTCAGGAAGAGATGATGAAGCCGGAGGGTTTTGCGCCCTTCGTCTGCGCCGGTCCTAACGGTAGTGGGAAGTCCAATTTGCTCGAAGCGCTGGCGGCGATTTTCTTTCAGCTTGAAGTACTGCGCGTGCGCCGCAGTTTTTTACCTGAGGGCTTGCAGAGCGTGACGTTGGATTTATCGCCGGTGGCATTCGAACTGGATTACATGATCCAGGTGCCTCCGGAGTATCGACGTCCGGACAGCCCAATGTGGGCAGGTGTTTGGGTTTGGAAAAATCCAGGTGAGTCGGTACGTTTCCAGTGGGCGAACCAAAGCGAATTTGAAATCGACCCCGATCAATCGTTCGACGGCGGATATGTCGATATTCTCTTGCCTCAGTACATATTGGGTTATTCATCGGGCGAGAACGAAATTCTCAGTCTACCTTTTTTCAAGATGCGCTTTGTCCAGTTTGACGAGTATTGGACTGCGCTTGCCAAGCAATTGCCCTATCCCGGTCGTCCTGAAACTAGACTAGCCTATCTCGACAATGGCTTCAGCCAAGCCATCCTGCTATGCAATTTGCTGTTTCAGGACGAAGCCACCTTGCAGCCCTTCCGGGAGGATGTGGGCATCGAGGCGCTGAAGGAATTCCGCATTATCTTGCGACGTAGTATTCCATTGACACGCCAGCAGGTGGCGACTTTCACTTCTGGTGAATATGTTTTGCCGACCGAGACGCAAGATGGCCGCTTTGCGGACAACGATGCAATCTATCTTGATCCCGAAACGGGTGACTATCGGCTCAATCTGTTGCAAGGATTGGAAGGCGATGAACGCACTTCCATCATCGAAAAGCTAAGACGATGCGCCACGCTTCATTTCCACGATGAGGCATCCGACACCTTGGTTTTCGACTACTGGGTTAACGAAAAAACCAAGGAAGCCTTCCGCGCCAACTTTGATGATTCTGCCCTCGCCTTATTCCAGGTCCTGCAAGTTCTGCTGGCGCTGAATTTGTATTCGGTCAGCGAAACGCTCAAGTCAGATCTGTACACCTCGACCAGTCACTATGTCAGTGAGACAGTGCCGTCCCTAGCATCCGACGAGCGCATCATGCGCATCAAACATTTCTACTTCACAAAGCAAGGCGTGCAAAAGCCGATGCTCCTCAAGGAGCTATCGGATGGTGAACATCAACTGTTGCACAGCCTCGGTCTATCCTTGCTGTTCCGTGACACCAACAGCTTGTTCCTGCTCGACGAACCGGAAACCCACTTCAACCCCGACTGGCGCGCCAACTTCATTAGTCGCCTGCGTCAGTGCCTACCCGGTAACGATGAGTTTGCACAGGAGATGCTAATCACCACTCACACGCCTTTCCTGATCTCGGACAGCAAGTCGGACAAGGTGCTGGTCTTTGAGAAGGACAAGGACACGGGTGAAGTCAGCATCAGCCACCCAAACTACAACACGTTGGGTGCTTCCATCAACAAGATCACCATGACCACTTTCGGTAAGCGCGAAACCATCGGTGGTCATGCGCAAGCGCTGCTGGATGATTTCCGCAAGCGCTTCAACGAGGGCATAGAGGACAAGGAAGCCCTGATCACTGAAATCCACCAGCAACTTGGCGACTCGGTTGAAAAGTTGCTGGTGGTCAAAGCGATTCTCGATAGCGATCAACAGGACGACGGGAAGGCACAGGGCTAATGTTATTCTCATACACCTATGTGCCGCACCAGATGGAGAAGATGCAAGCGTTCATCGACTACATTTTTTACGATGTGTGGTGCAAGACCCCTGGGAGCGGCCCCTTTGACTTGAACTTGTTCAATACCAATGCAGAACTACGCGAAGTGATGGAGGCGTTCTACTACTCCGACGCACAAGGCGCAGATTTTTTCTACGGCCACGTGGAGCGCATCTATGGGCTGTTTTCACCACTAACTGCTGCGCAGATCAATCAGTTCAAGCAGTGGTATCAAGGTAATAATGATCTTGAAAAGGTCTGCACCAATGACCCGACAGCACAATTGGCCCGGTACACTGACATTGCAGTAACCCACCAGAACATTGCTGTTCAACTTGGTAATTTCTTCAAGGGCTTGTATTCGCCTTCACT
This DNA window, taken from Collimonas arenae, encodes the following:
- a CDS encoding type I restriction-modification system subunit M; protein product: MLQNNPELKSKIDQLWNKFWSGGISNPLTAIEQITYLLFMKRLDELDQKRQADADWTGENYTSKFEGSWIPPEYRNQPAPEKFAIDKRTLRWNEFKRMQAEEMLLHVQGKVFPFLKDLNGAESNFTHHMKNAVFIIPKPALLVEAVKTIDEIFEVMEKDSQEKGQAFQDIQGDVYEMLLSEIATAGKNGQFRTPRHIIKLIAELVQPQLGHKIADPACGSGGFLLGAYQYIVTQLAIKAGKSDLTPDEDGFVRTSIAAGLTEKAQAVLAGSLWAMISTPPWSAWG
- a CDS encoding HsdM family class I SAM-dependent methyltransferase; the encoded protein is MGYDIDATMVRLGLMNLMMHGIDEPHIDYKDTLSKSYTEESEYDIVMANPPFTGSIDKGDINTNLQLATTKTELLFVENIYRLLKKGGTAGVIVPQGVLFGSGGAFKTLRQMLVERCDFKAVITLPSGVFKPYAGVSTAILLFTKVWGPKDKLTQPATEHVWFYEMAADGYSLDDKRSKREGFGDLQDIIARYHARNPATNIDRTAKCFMVPLAEIADDKNNYDLSPSRYKTDVFEEQHYEAPGVILDRLIQAEVGDVDRAELTKMQSGIVRELLELRGMVG
- a CDS encoding restriction endonuclease subunit S; the encoded protein is MTKSVPQTLGSAISIAKGKKHEITTSPSGAAKRLIGIDDLRNDDLIRYTDDLTGTEASLDDVLIAWDGANAGTIGYGKNGYIGSTIARLRIRNNVQLFTPFLGMYLKSKFAYLRQTATGATIPHINRNALESIPLPVIDFEDQIRVAHLLGKIEALITQRKHHLQQLDDLLQSLFLEMFSPKAPGYTDWPLVEIKDLAAKHKGAMRTGPFGSNLLHSEFTTDGDVAVLGIDNAVQNRFAWDERRYISRKKYQELENYRIYPDDVIVTIMGTIGRSAVIPDDIPLAINTKHLAAITLNREIASPLFLSYSIHSNPFILNQFKSKNRGAIMSGLNLGLIKETKLKRPPIDLQNDFAAAHKLIDKMKSRYQESLTDLESLYGALSQQAFKGELDLSRVPLASEQTHLSHEQQAQAERSTSPKQPTTPSELVNELVQAAQPAADARNELLARWLKQYLTNMSPDANLGSAQFLESAWQLVQAIQLETDGATPALTLDDYDELKDLIFEKLRAGDLIQIFDIHSNRVELQKRPTDCGT
- a CDS encoding restriction system-associated AAA family ATPase: MKLVRIKITDPAGFRSLPYGFEYHFRTEWSFQEEMMKPEGFAPFVCAGPNGSGKSNLLEALAAIFFQLEVLRVRRSFLPEGLQSVTLDLSPVAFELDYMIQVPPEYRRPDSPMWAGVWVWKNPGESVRFQWANQSEFEIDPDQSFDGGYVDILLPQYILGYSSGENEILSLPFFKMRFVQFDEYWTALAKQLPYPGRPETRLAYLDNGFSQAILLCNLLFQDEATLQPFREDVGIEALKEFRIILRRSIPLTRQQVATFTSGEYVLPTETQDGRFADNDAIYLDPETGDYRLNLLQGLEGDERTSIIEKLRRCATLHFHDEASDTLVFDYWVNEKTKEAFRANFDDSALALFQVLQVLLALNLYSVSETLKSDLYTSTSHYVSETVPSLASDERIMRIKHFYFTKQGVQKPMLLKELSDGEHQLLHSLGLSLLFRDTNSLFLLDEPETHFNPDWRANFISRLRQCLPGNDEFAQEMLITTHTPFLISDSKSDKVLVFEKDKDTGEVSISHPNYNTLGASINKITMTTFGKRETIGGHAQALLDDFRKRFNEGIEDKEALITEIHQQLGDSVEKLLVVKAILDSDQQDDGKAQG